The following is a genomic window from Niabella soli DSM 19437.
GTTCCGGCAGGCTGCAACATCGGCGCTTACCGCTATTGGTATCTGGCTGTTTTTTACGGTTTTTTACCAGATCATACTAAATATTATTTTGAAGGCTGTCCTGCCCGACCCTGCGCTGATGGACCCCGAGCAAATCACCCGCTATAATGGCATTATAGCAAACCTGGAACGCCTGGCGCCCAGCAGGCTGTTCTCTGATGCCACTACCACGCTGCTGATGCCGTCTGTACGGAGCCTGGGACCGTTAAGTATGGAACAGATGGCGGGAGCGATCCCTGCGCCGCTATCACCAACCATGAGCCTAATGATTGTTGCGCCGCAGGTTTGCGGATTGCTGGCTGCAACACTTATTTGCTTCGCTATCACCTATTACCTGTTCATGCGCCGGGAAATCCGGTCCTGAAAATAGCACGCCGTAGGCAAAAATAGGCGCGGTTGCTCTTATACTGATTTTTAAATGTTTGTAATGTTATTGTCGAATGCCACTAATTCACGAATGTGCGCCAAAGGTGCATGATATCCGTGTTTATTTCATTTGTCCCTAATTGACTATTCATTCGTGTCCCGATAGGAGCTATCGGGATAGCAGTCTTTGGATTCATAGGCCCACTCTGCCGAAAATACTATCAGCATAGTTATTGCTGTTTAAGTCAATTATCTTTGGACAGCTTTTGCAACCGGCAGATCAGTTCCTGCAGCATTGTTTTATTATTTATTTAAAGTAAAACAGGAACATATTCGTCTTGACTGAATAGCGGTAGCGGATAATTTTAGTAGCGCGTATATAAATTTATTATGGCAAAAACAACGGCGAAGCCTGAAAAGCCTTCTATTTTTCTTATGTTGAAGCCCTACCGGGGGCTGATACTTTGTCTCTTATTATTAGCATTGGCCAGCAACGGGCTTAGCCTGGTTATTCCAAAGATCTTTCAATCGGCGATCGATGATTTTTCCAAAGGCCGGTTCCAGGTACGGCAGGTAATGCTGTATTTTTTGGGAGCGGCTGTCCTGATTTTGATCTTCACCTATCTCCAAAGCCTCATCCAGACCTATACTTCAGAACGGGTGGCGCGGGATCTGCGGGAGCAACTGGCCTACAAAATATCCCGGCAAACCAATGCCTTTATCGAGGACACCAGCCCGCATAAATTATTAACAAATATTACTTCAGATGTGAATGCGGTCAAAACCTTTGTTTCGCAGGCAATTGTTAATATCATTTCCTCTGTTATTTTAATTGTGGGTACGGCAATCCTTCTTTTAAATATCAACTGGAGGTTGGGGTTGCTGGTTTTGTGCGTAATACCGGTTATAGCTATTACGTTTATGTTGATTTTTAAAAAGGTCAAAACCTTATTCCGGCGCTCGCAGGAAGTAATAGACCGGCTGAATAAAATAATCAATGAATCAATCCTGGGTGCGGCGTTGATCCGGGTGCTGAACGCCCAATCTCAGGAATACGATAAATTTATGGAAGCCAGCGGTGAAGCAAAGAACCTGGGGCTTTCGATCCTGAAATTATTTGCCACGCTGATCCCGATCATCGTATTTACGGCCAACCTGGCCCGGCTGGCCGTTGTGGCTGTTGGTGGGCGTTATGCCATTATGGGTTCTATGACCATGGGTGAATTTGCCGCCTTCAATAGTTATATTGCCATTCTGATCTTTCCTATTATTCTGATCGGATTTATGAGCAATCTTATAGCCCGTGCTGCTGCCTCCTATACCCGGATCCACCAGGTACTGATTGCAGCCGATACCGTGGAAGGAGGAAGCTTTAAAAAAGAGCTGGAAGGGGCTGTTGAAGTGCAGGACCTGACTGTTGTTTTTGGAGAAAAGAAAGCGCTGAATGGTGTGTCATTCAAAGTGGCCCCCGGTTCACGCACGGCAATTATCGGACCTACGGCTGCTGGTAAAACCCAATTGTTTTATGCGTTGACGACCTTGATCAAACCACAACAGGGGACTATTTGCTACGATGCCGTTCCGATTGAAACCTATGACCAGCAGGTGTTGCTGCGGCAAACAGGCCTGGTATTCCAGGATGCTATCATTTTTAATATGAGCCTGCGCGAGAATATTGCATTTAATGCCGAAGTAACGGAAGCGGATATGCAAAAGGCCATCCGTACGGCGGAGTTGTCTGAATTTGTTAGTTCCCTTTCCCAGGGACTTGATACGATCGTTTCGGAAAGGGGAGCCAGTCTTTCTGGCGGACAAAAACAACGGGTGATGCTGGCGCGGGCACTTGCAGGGAATCCTAAGATCTTGTTGCTGGATGAGTTTACGGCCCGGGTCGATCGGAATACAGAACAGCGCATCTGGAAAAACGTATCGGAAAATTATCCGGGAATAACGATCATTTCTATTACACAGAACCTGGCACCGGTAAAGGACTACGAACAGATTATTTTGCTGATGGAGGGGGAACTGATCGCTAAAGGAACCCATTCGGAATTACTAAAGTCGAGCCCCGAGTATAACCAGATCTTCCAAAGCCAGCAAAGCCTCAATAATTATCAAACAACTGAAGCATAACCCATGGAGGAGCAAGACAGCAATATGAGTTACAGCCTGAATAAAGAGGTGAAAAGCACTGCCGGAGCTGCGTTACGGAAACTATTCCGGTTTATGAAAGAGGAGCGACGCAGCCTGTTTATCGCCTTTTTTGTTATGCTGGTGAATGCCGGTATTACGATGTTGACGCCCTGGTTCATCGGATATATTATTGATCATTTTATTATGCAAAAGCAGTACGGCCCCTTGTTGCAATACACCGGTATGTTGCTGGGGTTGTATGTGGTGTGGGCGGGAACAGAATATTTGCAGGCCAAACTAATGGGCGGCGTTGGACAGCGGATGCTGTACGCGTTGCGTAACGAGGTCTTTAATAAACTACAGCAATTGCCGGTTGCTTTCTTTAACCAGAACCGTTCAGGAGATCTGATCTCCCGGATCAATAATGATACCGATACCGTCAACCAGTTTTTCTCCCAGTCGCTGATGCGGTTTATGGACAATATTTTTTCAATGGTGGGTGTTGCTGTTTTTGTTTTGTCTATCAACTGGAAGCTGGGCGCCGCATCATTAGTGCCGGCGGTTTTTATTTTATTGTTTGTTTTAGTGATAGGGCCCTGGGTGAAAAAGAAAAACGCCATAAGCCTGAAAGCCAATGGCAACCTGAGTGCTGATATACAGGAGGGATTGCACAATTTTAAAACGATCATTGCCTTTAACCGGAGAGATTATTTCAGGAAAAAGTTTGCAACCGCCAATGAAGAAAATTATAAGACGGCTATTACTGCCGGTATCGCCAATAATTTATTTACTCCCGTTTTTGGTTTCTTTTCGAACATTGCCCAGTTGATCGTTTTAACGTTGGGGATCTATTTTATTTTGGAGGGCTCGTTTACTTTGGGGCTGCTTATCAGTTTTATAAGTTATGTGCAGCTTTTTTATCAGCCGTTACGGGAGCTGGCAGCGTTGTGGGCCAGTTTCCAGACGGCTATGGCAGCATGGGATCGTATCGCCGTGATCCTTTCGCTGCAATCCAATCTGCCTGTAGTCGGGCATACCGCTTCATCGCCTGTTAACAAAAATATCGTAATGGCATTTAAAGAGGTCGCTTTTCAATATCCTGATGGTAAGGAAGTGCTGCACCCAATTAATTTTGAAATGGAACGGGGTAAAACCTATGCTTTAGTAGGACCAACAGGCGGCGGAAAAAGTACCACGGCGGCGTTGATAGCGCGTTTGTATGATCCCACAGAAGGAAAAGTGCTGTTGAACGGGCGCGATATCCGTTCCTATACAACAGAAGAGCGCACAAATGAGATCGGCTTTATTTTACAGGAACCGTTTTTATTTACCGGAACATTAAAAGATAATATAGTATATGGTAATCCAGAATTGTACGGCCTTACAGATGAGCAATTGTTGAAAGCCATAACAGAAGCGGGTTTGGGCGATTTGTTGCAGCGCTTTGATGCCGGCTTGCATACGCCCCTCGGAGCGGGTGGCGCGGTAAGTCTCGGGCAAAAGCAATTGATCGCCTTTATCCGTGCCGTATTACGGGCACCCAAAATAATGATCCTGGATGAAGCAACAGCTAATATTGATACGATTACTGAAAAACTTTTAGATGGGATTCTTAAAAAACTTCCGGCAGCTACCACCCTGATCGTTATTGCGCACCGGCTGAATACGATAGAAAATGCAGACGAGATCTTCTTTGTAAACGACGGGGCAATAGTACCCGCCGGTACGCTGGAACATGCCATGGATCTACTGTTGAACCAGAAACTGGCGAGCTAGACACCAAACGCTCGCTTCCATTTGCGCTACCGACTATCAGGCCCGATGGGTCTTTAGCTTAACAACATTGCCCCAACGGGCTATTGGTAAATCGATAATAGATCAGGAGCGGAATTGCCGGCTGTCAGGGCCGCCTGGTAATGACAATTTTGGTAATCAGCATTATTTCTTCTTCTTTGCTGGCTTTTTTTCCAACAATGCTGCCGTAGCTGCCGATTGTTTTGCAAACGCCATCCATTTATTTTTATGGGCGAAGGGAACCTGTACCCAGCCGTTCATTGGCCGGCCTTCCATAGGTTCAAATATCCGGGCGCCGCTCAGCGCCAGCGCCATTTCCATTTCCTTACCCTGCAGCCGCACCACCAGATGGTCTTTCCAAAACATGGCCCCGGATTTCCCGTTCGGCATTTTCATGCAAAGAGCGCCAAACATCTTTCCGGGTTGGGCATCCGGAATCAGTTCAATGAGGGTGGTAAAATATAATTCGGCTGGTGTCATGCCGCAGGTTTTTTTATAATTTTTGAAGCAGCAAATGCAAATAGTCCCAACACAATACCTGAGGCAATCCCTATAACCGCACCGGTCATCAGCATCATCAGTTTTGGTTGGTCGGGCATAGGCATTTTTGTCATCAATGCCGCTTCACTGGGATGATGGGCGATGTATGTATCGAACAATAAAATATGCGCCGCCGTGATCCACACACAATTGAAAATGCTTACCATAAAACCATGCAAAAAATAAGCTTTGGAACAGTTCTTAGCGATAAAATAAGCACAGATAATAAAAATAATCAACCAGCAAAAAGGCTCTATAGCAGAAGGTATAAAATAAACAGTGCCCAACGCCATCGCCAGGCCAAAAAAGGAGAGCTTAAAAATTAAATTCCAGTTCATATGTTTTGATATTTATTCAACGTCGATCCATTTTTTTTCAAAATAGACCGGTGTCCGGTTATTAGAAGAATCGATGGCCATAGCTTTTATAAAGCTGTCCTCCGTTCCCAGGTATTTTAGGTGAAAGCCCTTTAACTCACTGGTTTCATAATACGATCCCAGCCGGCATTTAAACGGATTTCCCTGCACATCATTTGTAAAAACAGAGAACAATAACAGTCGCTCCGCATTGGTATCGGGCCGGGCATAGCCAAAGATCCGGTGGTCCTGCCGGATATTGGAATGAAGGGTTATCGTGCTGTCTCCGTTTTTCAGGGAAACAAACGCCTTGTTAAGTCCCCCGGTTCCGGTTACCCGGTTCACCGCATCCAGGCTATCCTGTAATTTTTTTACCGCCGGCCGGGCGGGCAGGGAATCAGTGGGGGGCAACGGTTGAGCAAGGGTGTCGGCGCTTTTTTTTGTAGATCCGGTTTGGTTACAGCCCATTACCAGGAGCGACAATACAAGTAGTGTTCCCTTCATTTTTTTTATTTAAGGTAGCGCTTTTTATTGCCCCGGAGAAATGATTATCCTTTATTGTATTGGGATCTTAAAATATTTTCCTGGGTTTGTTCGGTTCGCTGCCAAAAATGCCAGAACCATTTCAGCGTTACTTTATTGGCCTTCTTTTTGTCTCCGGTAATTTTTATTTTCCCGCCCAGCAGGGCTGTAATACTGGCCACAATGCCGGTAATCTTAGCCGTAAAATCTTCTTTCTTTTCCTTTTTAACCAGGAAATGCAATGCCCTCGCCAGTTTCCCTATAAATGGCGCAGAGCGGGCCAGTGATGTGGAAATGAGGTGCTCTACGGAAACCCTAACGGTGGCGTCAGCATTGCTGGTGATGCCGGGAGAAACCGTGCCGGTATAATCTTTTATTGTCAGCACCCAATCGCCGCCCCCGGTTCCGGTAATATGATATTGAATAGTAGCGGCCTCGCCGCCATTTTTTTCAGGCCGGAAGGAGGCCGGGTGGAAAACCCGCATAAACCAGTCAAGGAGCGGCTCTACAAACCGGGTATCAAATCCCTGCCAGCGCTTATTGGCCATCAGCAGATCACGTTCATGCACCAGGTTATCGGCAAACTGCACCAGGAAAAGCATCCGTATATCAATGTCTCCAATAAAAAAGAACGCCGGCAGCAGCCATTGTTCTTCGCTTAATGCTTCCAGTTGCTCAAGGATCTGGTTGGTTTCCTTTTTAAATTCTTCAAGCGTTTCGGGAATCGTTTTATTTTTTCGCCGCGCTACTTCATTGGCATTGCGTAAAAATAAATTAAACCCGAGGGGCGGAACAGGGTCTCCATCCAATGCCATTTGGATCAGTGTTTTAAAATTGACGGTAACAGCACTGGTCATATGGTTCACCAGGTCTTTACAATTCCAGCCCAGATAGCGGGTTTCTGAATGCCAATCCGCCTCGTTAAAACCCGCTATTTCTGCAAATAAATGCGCATAGAATGTGCGCGCCAGGGAAAGCCAGTCCGATTTAGATATTTGGGTATAATCCGTCATATTGCAGCGTTATGCCATTTAGAAGAAGCAACCTTAACCGGGAACCAACATTAAATGTAATCCGGTTTTAGATGCCTGGCAATCGCTGAAATGAGGGATTTAGCCTTTTGTTGACGGACAAACAAAATCCGTTATCGTAAATTTCCCGGATTCTTTAATCGCTTTAAAGCCACCTTTTACATTGATAAGATTGTCAAAGCCGCGGGATTTTAAAATAGAAGCAAAGATCATAGACCGGTAGCCGCCGGCGCAATGAACATAAGCAGGCGCCAGCTTATCAATTTCCGCAAAATGACTATTAATATGATCCAGGGGTTTATTAACAGCCCCTTCAATATGTTCGGCGGCAAATTCGCTTTCCTTCCGCACATCCAGTATCAGCGGTGTTTTGACAGCGGCAAATTCATCCGCCGTAATACTTTCAATATGGTCAGTTTCTTTCCCGGCATGGATCCAGGCGTTGATACCACCGGCCAGGTAGCCAATAGCATAATCATAGCCCACCCGTGCCAGACGGGTAACCACTTCTTCCTCGCGTCCCTGGTCGGCGATGATTAAAAGCTCCTGTTTCAGGTCGGGGATGAGGCTTCCCACCCAAACAGCAAAACTGCCGTCAATACCAATATTTATTGAATTGGGAATAAAGGCTTTTGCAAAGTCTTCGGGGGCCCGGGTGTCCAATAATACTGCTCCGGTATGATTGGCGGCTTCTTCAAAAGCATCGGGCGCCAGGGCATGATTGCCGCGCTCCAGCACTTCATTGATGCTTTCATACCCTTCAATATTCATTTGTACGTTCTTGGGAAAATATTGCGGGGGCTCTGTTAGCCCGTCGGTTACGGCGCTTATGAACTGCTCTCTGGTTAAATCAGGATTCAATGCATAGTTGACCTTTTTCTGGTGGCCCAGTGTGTCGGTCGTTTCCCGGCTCATGTTTTTGCCACAGGCGCTACCGGCGCCATGTGCGGGGTAAACGATCAGGTCATCTGGTAAAGGCATGATCTTATTCCGGAGTGAATCAAACAGGAACCCCGCCAACTTTTCTTTTGTTAGCTCCTTAGCTGTTTTTTGTGCCAGGTCTGGCCGGCCTACGTCCCCGATAAATAAAGTATCTCCGGTAAAAATGGCTTTGGGCGTTCCCTTTTCATCCGATAATAAATAAACGGCGCTTTCCAGCGTATGCCCCGGAGTGTGGAGCACTTCGATGGTAGCCGCACCAATTTTAAAAGTTTCCCTGTCCCGGGCAATATGCGCTTCGTAGCCCAGGTGCGCTTCCGTTGGGCCCAGTATGATCTGCGCACCCGTTTTTGCCGCCAGGTCAATATGCCCGCTTACAAAATCTGCATGAAAATGCGTTTCAAAAATATACTTGATGGTAACGCCGTCTTTTTCTGCCCGGTCGATATAAGGCTGTACCTCGCGCAGCGGATCAATAATTGCCGCTTCTCCTTCTGAAGAAATATAATAAGCCCCCTGGGCCA
Proteins encoded in this region:
- a CDS encoding ABC transporter ATP-binding protein translates to MAKTTAKPEKPSIFLMLKPYRGLILCLLLLALASNGLSLVIPKIFQSAIDDFSKGRFQVRQVMLYFLGAAVLILIFTYLQSLIQTYTSERVARDLREQLAYKISRQTNAFIEDTSPHKLLTNITSDVNAVKTFVSQAIVNIISSVILIVGTAILLLNINWRLGLLVLCVIPVIAITFMLIFKKVKTLFRRSQEVIDRLNKIINESILGAALIRVLNAQSQEYDKFMEASGEAKNLGLSILKLFATLIPIIVFTANLARLAVVAVGGRYAIMGSMTMGEFAAFNSYIAILIFPIILIGFMSNLIARAAASYTRIHQVLIAADTVEGGSFKKELEGAVEVQDLTVVFGEKKALNGVSFKVAPGSRTAIIGPTAAGKTQLFYALTTLIKPQQGTICYDAVPIETYDQQVLLRQTGLVFQDAIIFNMSLRENIAFNAEVTEADMQKAIRTAELSEFVSSLSQGLDTIVSERGASLSGGQKQRVMLARALAGNPKILLLDEFTARVDRNTEQRIWKNVSENYPGITIISITQNLAPVKDYEQIILLMEGELIAKGTHSELLKSSPEYNQIFQSQQSLNNYQTTEA
- a CDS encoding ABC transporter ATP-binding protein; this encodes MEEQDSNMSYSLNKEVKSTAGAALRKLFRFMKEERRSLFIAFFVMLVNAGITMLTPWFIGYIIDHFIMQKQYGPLLQYTGMLLGLYVVWAGTEYLQAKLMGGVGQRMLYALRNEVFNKLQQLPVAFFNQNRSGDLISRINNDTDTVNQFFSQSLMRFMDNIFSMVGVAVFVLSINWKLGAASLVPAVFILLFVLVIGPWVKKKNAISLKANGNLSADIQEGLHNFKTIIAFNRRDYFRKKFATANEENYKTAITAGIANNLFTPVFGFFSNIAQLIVLTLGIYFILEGSFTLGLLISFISYVQLFYQPLRELAALWASFQTAMAAWDRIAVILSLQSNLPVVGHTASSPVNKNIVMAFKEVAFQYPDGKEVLHPINFEMERGKTYALVGPTGGGKSTTAALIARLYDPTEGKVLLNGRDIRSYTTEERTNEIGFILQEPFLFTGTLKDNIVYGNPELYGLTDEQLLKAITEAGLGDLLQRFDAGLHTPLGAGGAVSLGQKQLIAFIRAVLRAPKIMILDEATANIDTITEKLLDGILKKLPAATTLIVIAHRLNTIENADEIFFVNDGAIVPAGTLEHAMDLLLNQKLAS
- a CDS encoding maleylpyruvate isomerase N-terminal domain-containing protein translates to MTDYTQISKSDWLSLARTFYAHLFAEIAGFNEADWHSETRYLGWNCKDLVNHMTSAVTVNFKTLIQMALDGDPVPPLGFNLFLRNANEVARRKNKTIPETLEEFKKETNQILEQLEALSEEQWLLPAFFFIGDIDIRMLFLVQFADNLVHERDLLMANKRWQGFDTRFVEPLLDWFMRVFHPASFRPEKNGGEAATIQYHITGTGGGDWVLTIKDYTGTVSPGITSNADATVRVSVEHLISTSLARSAPFIGKLARALHFLVKKEKKEDFTAKITGIVASITALLGGKIKITGDKKKANKVTLKWFWHFWQRTEQTQENILRSQYNKG
- a CDS encoding MBL fold metallo-hydrolase translates to MKVEQIYTGCLAQGAYYISSEGEAAIIDPLREVQPYIDRAEKDGVTIKYIFETHFHADFVSGHIDLAAKTGAQIILGPTEAHLGYEAHIARDRETFKIGAATIEVLHTPGHTLESAVYLLSDEKGTPKAIFTGDTLFIGDVGRPDLAQKTAKELTKEKLAGFLFDSLRNKIMPLPDDLIVYPAHGAGSACGKNMSRETTDTLGHQKKVNYALNPDLTREQFISAVTDGLTEPPQYFPKNVQMNIEGYESINEVLERGNHALAPDAFEEAANHTGAVLLDTRAPEDFAKAFIPNSINIGIDGSFAVWVGSLIPDLKQELLIIADQGREEEVVTRLARVGYDYAIGYLAGGINAWIHAGKETDHIESITADEFAAVKTPLILDVRKESEFAAEHIEGAVNKPLDHINSHFAEIDKLAPAYVHCAGGYRSMIFASILKSRGFDNLINVKGGFKAIKESGKFTITDFVCPSTKG